GACCGTACAGCCGGGGGGATGTACTGTCTGAAAAGGGGTTTGCCTTTGATCCGGCTTAAGAAGCCGTAAGCGCCCAGGACTTGCAGCAACCGGCACACGGCCAGGAAATGGTAGCTGGCCGTAAAGGCGGCCAGGTCAAATCCGGGCTTGCCTGTTCGCAATTGAATGTAATAACTTCGCATTTCTTCACGGAAAGGCTCGCTCAGGTCGGTATATGGATCGTAAAGGAGACTGGCCAGGTCATAGCCGGGCGGTCCGAGGCGCGCCCCCTGAAAATCTATCAGACGAGGCCGCCCCTGTTTGATCATGACGTTCCTGGATTGAAAGTCCCGATGCATCAGAACCGCCTCAGTCTCATGCAGGGCCGCGTCGGCCAGGGCCTCGAACTCAGGGGTCAGGCGCCGCACCGGCAGGGTTAATCCCAGGTCGCCTCTCAGGAACTGAGCGGTGAAGTACCCGGTTTCTCTGTCCAGGATAAGGGCCCTGTCGTATCGTGGAGTCTGGTAACACCATTTTGGATCGAAGCCTTTTTTCCCTTTTTGATGAACATTGGCCATGAGGCTGATGACACGCTGATACATTTCGACTCGGCCGCTGAAGTCCAGGGTGCAGGCGACGTTCTGCAGTGAAGAGTTGCCCAGATCCTCGATTAAGAAAAGGCCGTGTTCCTGATCCACGGCCAGAAACTCAGGACCAGCCTGGTTCAATGACCAGAGGTGCCTGCCGATCAGCTCATAGGAGCGATTTTCAGCCCGGTCTCGACCCTGCACCAGAAGCGCGGTCCTTAAGCCGGAACTCACCCGATAAAAGCATCTGTCCGATCCGTCACCATAGAGAGGCTCCCATGACAGGTCATCATGACTCCGGGCCGCCCGAGGCCAGGCCGCCAGAACGAACTCGATTGATTTCTCGTCCGGTTGAAGCTCAGTCAATCTTGGCGCCCCCGTTC
The nucleotide sequence above comes from Deltaproteobacteria bacterium. Encoded proteins:
- a CDS encoding phosphotransferase, translated to MTELQPDEKSIEFVLAAWPRAARSHDDLSWEPLYGDGSDRCFYRVSSGLRTALLVQGRDRAENRSYELIGRHLWSLNQAGPEFLAVDQEHGLFLIEDLGNSSLQNVACTLDFSGRVEMYQRVISLMANVHQKGKKGFDPKWCYQTPRYDRALILDRETGYFTAQFLRGDLGLTLPVRRLTPEFEALADAALHETEAVLMHRDFQSRNVMIKQGRPRLIDFQGARLGPPGYDLASLLYDPYTDLSEPFREEMRSYYIQLRTGKPGFDLAAFTASYHFLAVCRLLQVLGAYGFLSRIKGKPLFRQYIPPAVRSLKGLLDREEFRFMPELRRVIINIRQKIEGRT